The Rhododendron vialii isolate Sample 1 chromosome 5a, ASM3025357v1 genome contains a region encoding:
- the LOC131325361 gene encoding protein BIG GRAIN 1-like A, with the protein MNDWERSLRQERYQHQHQHQHQQRSKTPSFSSSLLDAMYRSIDESKYEAAETTATTKAKKQRNSNSNRNDAVEDERSLRKALTFEKWMESNDEKRSRIIARGFTRTYNSASSSSDSSCGGVFSSSETESVHRDGSKSVSFTIQRPKQVRSDHYSVGSEYENTPKREGRLLMRTKSKALKLYGDLKKVKQPISPGRRITSFLNSLFNSRNAKNRKRGESLDGLSSLRRSRSVKDHHQATTCSLSSSFSRSSCLNKLPPSSTSRANKFTSSNNNCSKRSVRFCLVDEDPRRCGKKEDPRIMPTPIVRKIAEITVIEKEVIKNMNDKCRSRGFEDEDLDEDDEEYDDGMSCTSSDLFELENIGATGGVGLAYREELPVYGTTSLKKNHAIVNGLIL; encoded by the exons ATGAACGACTGGGAGAGATCGCTGCGTCAAGAGAGATATCAACATCAACATCAGCATCAGCATCAGCAACGGAGCAAAACACCGTCGTTCTCTTCCTCGCTCCTCGACGCGATGTACCGCTCCATCGACGAATCCAAATACGAGGCCGCGGAAACAACCGCCACAACGAAAGCGAAGAAACAGAGGAACTCAAATTCAAACCGAAACGATGCCGTGGAGGACGAAAGGAGCCTCCGAAAAGCTCTCACGTTCGAGAAATGGATGGAGAGCAACGACGAGAAACGGAGCCGCATTATCGCTCGAGGTTTTACTAGAACGTACAATTCGGCCTCGAGCTCGTCGGATTCGAGCTGCGGGGGAGTGTTTTCGTCTTCCGAAACGGAGTCCGTTCACAGGGACGGCTCGAAATCGGTTAGTTTCACGATTCAAAGGCCTAAGCAAGTTCGAAGCGATCATTATTCTGTTGGATCGGAGTACGAGAATACGCCGAAGCGCGAAGGAAGGCTGTTGATGAGGACCAAGTCGAAAGCTCTGAAGCTCTACGGCGATCtgaagaag GTAAAACAGCCAATCTCACCCGGCCGTCGGATCACGAGTTTCCTCAACTCGCTGTTCAATTCGAGGAACGCGAAGAATCGGAAGCGCGGGGAATCGCTCGACGGATTGAGTTCGCTGCGGAGATCGAGATCCGTGAAGGATCATCATCAAGCGACGACGTGCTCGCTGTCGTCTTCGTTTTCGAGGTCTTCTTGCCTCAACAAACTGCCGCCTTCTTCTACCTCGAGAGCGAATAAATTTACCAGCAGTAATAACAATTGCTCGAAGAGGTCCGTCAGGTTTTGCCTCGTTGACGAAGATCCTCGTCGATGCGGCAAAAAAGAGGATCCGAGGATCATGCCGACCCCGATTGTTCGAAAAATCGCTGAGATTACAGTGATAGAAAAGGAGGTGATCAAGAACATGAATGATAAATGTCGATCGAGGGGTTTCGAGGACGAAGATTTGGATGAAGATGATGAGGAATACGATGATGGAATGAGCTGCACTAGCTCTGATCTGTTTGAGCTGGAGAACATCGGCGCGACCGGCGGGGTTGGATTGGCGTACCGGGAGGAGCTGCCGGTGTACGGAACTACTAGTCTGAAGAAGAATCACGCCATTGTTAATGGGTTGATTCTCTAG